From a single Natronorubrum tibetense GA33 genomic region:
- a CDS encoding 30S ribosomal protein S6e has product MASFTVVVGDPDSGSSYQLEAEEQDANRFIGKSIGEEVDGSAVGLDGYTLEITGGSDNAGRPLNPGVAGGDLQEVLMKERQTGYKPSRDGERRRITVRGSEVSDAVAQINAAVVEHGSTGIDDLLGDGDAEDDE; this is encoded by the coding sequence ATGGCAAGTTTCACTGTCGTCGTTGGCGACCCCGACTCCGGGTCGTCCTACCAGCTCGAGGCGGAAGAACAGGATGCAAACCGGTTCATCGGCAAGTCGATCGGCGAGGAAGTCGATGGCAGCGCCGTCGGTCTCGACGGCTACACGCTCGAGATCACCGGTGGCTCGGACAACGCTGGCCGACCGCTCAACCCGGGCGTCGCCGGCGGGGACCTGCAGGAAGTCCTGATGAAGGAACGCCAGACTGGCTACAAGCCGTCGCGTGACGGCGAGCGCCGCCGCATCACGGTCCGCGGAAGCGAGGTCTCCGACGCGGTCGCACAGATCAACGCCGCAGTCGTCGAGCACGGCAGCACCGGTATCGACGACCTGCTCGGTGACGGCGACGCCGAGGACGACGAGTAA
- a CDS encoding DUF7112 family protein gives MADRISSDHPSVQTVRSTCTETATGVRLEVPADERDAFPTDEVVRIVLDGDELFGRVERALTGDDLSIPAIYETPDQARDPSGAPDQLIDWADDHGVAAGGSVLVDVIEPEFLYGLRAPGETLYYDAHEPPSDSLSDIAKDLEEQ, from the coding sequence ATGGCAGACCGAATTTCGAGCGACCATCCGTCAGTGCAGACGGTCCGGTCGACGTGTACGGAGACGGCAACCGGCGTCCGTCTCGAGGTACCGGCCGACGAACGCGACGCGTTCCCGACCGACGAGGTCGTCCGGATCGTCCTCGACGGCGACGAACTGTTCGGACGGGTCGAACGGGCGTTGACGGGCGACGATCTGTCGATTCCAGCCATCTACGAGACGCCCGATCAGGCCCGTGACCCGAGCGGTGCACCGGACCAATTGATCGACTGGGCCGACGACCACGGCGTCGCGGCCGGCGGGTCCGTTCTCGTGGACGTCATCGAACCCGAGTTCCTCTACGGCCTTCGCGCGCCGGGCGAGACGCTCTACTACGATGCCCACGAACCGCCGAGCGACAGCCTGAGCGACATCGCGAAGGACCTCGAAGAGCAGTAG
- a CDS encoding DUF5807 family protein: MTNAREEFLAGERPDDVALFLADSYVSDDRLEQFGDRVEDGVLIVVDGERGRSAFQAATGTQAMEFAKSAMDLEGEIDDELSSGDCPEATDGEEHAVQFVFAFAEEQNEDVGGIYAEGDVVHAYAKCTCGTAYSDRWNATNA; the protein is encoded by the coding sequence ATGACCAACGCACGCGAGGAGTTCCTGGCCGGCGAGCGACCCGACGACGTCGCACTGTTTTTGGCCGACTCGTACGTCTCGGACGACCGCCTCGAGCAGTTCGGCGACCGAGTCGAAGACGGCGTCTTGATCGTCGTCGACGGCGAGCGCGGCCGGAGCGCATTTCAGGCGGCGACCGGCACGCAGGCGATGGAGTTCGCGAAGTCGGCAATGGATCTCGAGGGCGAGATCGACGACGAGCTCTCGAGCGGCGACTGTCCGGAGGCGACCGACGGCGAGGAGCACGCGGTCCAGTTCGTCTTCGCCTTCGCGGAGGAGCAAAACGAGGATGTCGGGGGAATCTACGCCGAGGGCGACGTGGTCCACGCCTACGCGAAGTGTACGTGCGGAACGGCGTACTCGGATCGGTGGAACGCGACCAACGCCTGA
- a CDS encoding MaoC family dehydratase has product MTRYYEDLTVGDTYDTGGYTVSKEEIVEFAEQFDPQPFHVDEAAAEESMFGELVASGLHTLCLSVRLFVTDFVQGGEGVANMGGLGMDDLRWHEPVRPGDTLRVRAEVVEKTPSESRSDRGYVEFHRTVHVDGAEVMSITSHNIVRRAEAEE; this is encoded by the coding sequence GTGACGCGCTACTACGAGGACCTGACGGTCGGAGACACGTACGATACCGGGGGTTACACCGTTTCCAAGGAGGAGATCGTCGAGTTCGCCGAACAGTTCGATCCGCAGCCGTTCCACGTCGACGAGGCGGCGGCCGAGGAGTCGATGTTCGGGGAACTCGTCGCCAGCGGCCTGCACACGCTCTGCCTATCGGTTCGGTTGTTCGTCACGGACTTCGTTCAGGGCGGAGAGGGAGTCGCGAACATGGGCGGACTGGGAATGGACGACCTGCGGTGGCACGAGCCGGTCCGCCCCGGCGATACGCTCCGCGTTCGGGCCGAGGTGGTAGAGAAGACGCCCTCCGAGAGCCGGTCGGATCGCGGCTACGTCGAGTTCCACCGCACCGTACACGTCGACGGCGCGGAGGTCATGTCGATCACTTCTCACAACATCGTTCGACGAGCGGAAGCCGAGGAGTAG